In Ruania zhangjianzhongii, the following proteins share a genomic window:
- a CDS encoding ATP-binding cassette domain-containing protein, translating into MASTAQAPASTHLADSHEKIRVHGARENNLAGIDVEIPKRRLTVFTGVSGSGKSSLVFNTIAAESQRMINETYSAFVQGFMPNQPRPDVDLLDGLTTAIIVDQERMGANPRSTVGTATDTYTMLRILFSRIGTPHIGSPQAFAFNVASISGAGAVEIERGGEKVRERRDFNIVGGMCPRCEGRGDVSDFDLTALYDESKSLSEGALTVPGYSMDGWYGRIFSGAGLPMDKPIGQYTKKDRHKLLYAEPTKIKVEGVNLTYEGLIPKIQKSMLSKDREAMQPHIRAFVDRAITFDVCPECQGTRLSEGARSAKVAGINIAEAATMQITDLAEWVRGLDEPSVAPLLTSLGETLDSFVEIGLGYLSLNRPAGSLSGGEAQRTRMIRHLGSSLTDVTYVFDEPTIGLHPHDIERMNTLLLQLRDKGNTVLVVEHKPETIAIADHVVDLGPGAGTDGGQITFEGTVDGLRGSDTITGRHLDDRARLKESVRAGSGALEVRGADTNNLQGVDVDLPLGLLCVLTGVAGSGKSSLIAGSVAKRDGVVLIDQSGIKGSRRSNPATYTNLLDPIRKAFAKENEVKPGLFSANSDGACPACKGAGVIYTELGFMETFSTTCEECDGKRFQAKVLEYTLGGKNIAEVLEMSVAEATAFFADGAAKVPAAHKILDRLVDVGLGYVKIGQPLTTLSGGERQRLKLAVQMGAKGEVYVLDEPTTGLHLADVEQLLGLLDRLVDSGKSVIVIEHHQAVMAHADWIIDLGPGAGHDGGRVVFEGTPADLVAGKKTLTGKHLAEYVGA; encoded by the coding sequence ATGGCCAGCACTGCACAGGCCCCCGCGAGCACGCATCTGGCGGACAGCCACGAGAAGATTCGGGTACACGGCGCGCGGGAGAACAATCTCGCCGGCATTGACGTAGAGATCCCGAAGCGCCGGTTGACCGTGTTCACCGGGGTGTCGGGCTCGGGGAAGAGCTCGCTGGTGTTCAACACCATCGCCGCCGAGTCCCAGCGGATGATCAACGAGACCTACAGCGCCTTCGTCCAGGGCTTCATGCCCAACCAGCCGCGCCCCGATGTGGACCTGCTGGACGGACTGACCACCGCGATCATCGTGGACCAGGAACGGATGGGCGCCAACCCCCGGTCCACCGTCGGTACCGCGACCGACACCTACACGATGCTGCGCATCCTGTTCAGCCGGATCGGCACCCCGCACATCGGCTCACCGCAGGCGTTCGCCTTCAACGTCGCCTCGATCAGTGGTGCCGGGGCCGTGGAGATCGAGCGCGGCGGAGAGAAGGTGCGCGAGCGGCGCGACTTCAACATCGTCGGCGGCATGTGCCCGCGGTGCGAGGGCCGCGGAGACGTCAGCGATTTCGACCTCACCGCGCTGTACGACGAGAGCAAGTCCCTGTCCGAAGGGGCGCTGACCGTTCCCGGCTACAGCATGGACGGCTGGTACGGCCGAATCTTCTCCGGCGCCGGCCTACCGATGGACAAGCCGATCGGCCAGTACACCAAGAAGGATCGGCACAAGCTCCTCTACGCGGAGCCGACGAAGATCAAGGTGGAGGGCGTCAACCTGACCTACGAGGGGCTGATCCCGAAGATCCAGAAGTCCATGCTGAGCAAGGACCGGGAGGCGATGCAGCCGCACATCCGCGCGTTCGTGGACCGGGCGATCACCTTCGACGTCTGTCCGGAGTGCCAGGGCACCCGGCTCAGCGAGGGGGCGCGCTCGGCGAAGGTTGCCGGGATCAACATCGCCGAGGCCGCCACGATGCAGATCACCGATCTGGCCGAGTGGGTGCGCGGTCTGGACGAGCCGTCGGTGGCTCCGCTGCTGACCTCGCTCGGCGAGACGCTGGACTCGTTCGTGGAGATCGGGCTCGGCTACCTGAGCCTGAACCGGCCAGCCGGGTCCCTCTCCGGCGGCGAGGCACAGCGGACCCGGATGATCCGGCACCTGGGCTCCTCCCTGACCGACGTCACGTACGTGTTCGACGAACCGACGATCGGGCTGCACCCGCACGACATCGAGCGGATGAACACGTTGCTGCTGCAGCTGCGGGACAAGGGCAACACGGTGCTGGTGGTCGAGCACAAGCCGGAGACGATCGCGATCGCCGACCATGTGGTCGACCTCGGCCCCGGCGCCGGCACCGACGGCGGGCAGATCACCTTCGAGGGCACCGTGGACGGCCTGCGCGGCAGTGACACGATCACCGGCCGCCATCTGGATGACCGCGCCCGGCTGAAGGAGTCGGTGCGCGCCGGCTCCGGCGCGCTAGAGGTGCGCGGCGCGGACACGAACAACCTCCAGGGTGTGGACGTCGATCTCCCGCTCGGGCTGCTCTGTGTGCTCACCGGCGTGGCCGGCTCCGGGAAGAGCTCGCTGATCGCCGGGTCGGTGGCCAAGCGCGACGGTGTGGTGCTGATCGACCAGAGCGGGATCAAGGGTTCGCGTCGGTCCAACCCGGCCACCTATACCAACCTGCTGGACCCGATCCGGAAGGCATTCGCGAAGGAGAACGAGGTCAAGCCGGGCCTGTTCAGCGCGAACTCCGACGGCGCCTGCCCGGCCTGCAAGGGCGCCGGGGTGATCTACACCGAGCTCGGCTTCATGGAGACGTTCTCCACCACCTGCGAAGAGTGCGACGGCAAACGGTTCCAGGCCAAGGTGCTGGAGTACACCCTCGGCGGGAAGAACATCGCCGAGGTTCTGGAGATGTCGGTGGCCGAAGCCACGGCGTTCTTCGCCGATGGTGCGGCGAAGGTGCCGGCGGCGCACAAGATCTTGGACCGGCTGGTGGACGTAGGCCTCGGCTACGTGAAGATCGGCCAGCCGCTGACCACCCTCTCCGGTGGCGAACGGCAGCGGTTGAAGCTGGCTGTGCAGATGGGCGCCAAGGGTGAGGTCTACGTCCTGGACGAGCCGACCACGGGGCTGCACCTGGCCGATGTCGAGCAACTGCTCGGCCTGTTGGACCGGTTGGTGGACAGTGGCAAGTCGGTGATCGTGATCGAGCACCACCAGGCGGTGATGGCGCATGCGGACTGGATCATCGATCTGGGTCCGGGGGCAGGGCACGACGGCGGTCGCGTGGTTTTCGAGGGCACGCCGGCTGATCTGGTGGCCGGTAAGAAGACCCTGACCGGCAAGCACCTGGCGGAGTACGTCGGCGCCTGA
- a CDS encoding FitA-like ribbon-helix-helix domain-containing protein, whose product MPSVQIKNVPEETHRVLRRRAAAAHQSLQEYLRAQLIEQAKQRSLDDVLADAAAQSGGSATFADTVALVRSDRDRR is encoded by the coding sequence ATGCCCAGCGTGCAGATCAAGAATGTCCCCGAAGAGACTCATCGGGTGCTGCGCCGTCGCGCCGCAGCAGCGCACCAGTCTCTGCAGGAGTACCTTCGCGCCCAGTTGATCGAGCAGGCGAAGCAACGCAGTCTTGATGACGTGCTTGCCGATGCGGCGGCGCAGTCCGGCGGATCAGCAACTTTCGCCGACACGGTGGCCCTGGTGCGGTCCGATCGTGATCGTCGTTGA
- a CDS encoding VOC family protein: protein MDITIHASFLPHTDAEAALGFYRDALGFEVRKDVGYQDMRWLTVGPPGQPDVNIVLYPPTADPNITEEEGKVITEMITKGTFASLLLASPDVDAAFAAVQAHDVEVVQEPTDQDWGMRDCAFRDPAGNMVRMQQVG from the coding sequence ATGGACATCACGATTCACGCAAGCTTCCTCCCGCACACCGACGCCGAGGCAGCGCTGGGCTTCTATCGCGACGCGCTCGGTTTCGAGGTCCGCAAGGACGTCGGCTACCAGGACATGCGCTGGCTCACCGTCGGCCCGCCGGGACAGCCGGACGTCAACATCGTGCTCTACCCGCCCACTGCCGACCCGAACATCACCGAGGAGGAGGGCAAGGTGATCACCGAGATGATCACCAAGGGCACCTTCGCTTCCCTGCTGCTCGCCAGCCCGGACGTGGACGCCGCGTTCGCTGCGGTGCAGGCCCACGACGTGGAGGTGGTCCAGGAACCGACCGACCAGGACTGGGGGATGCGCGACTGCGCGTTCCGCGACCCGGCCGGCAACATGGTCCGGATGCAGCAGGTGGGCTGA
- a CDS encoding helix-turn-helix transcriptional regulator, producing the protein MASTTAAEQRLQDLRLLRRVRDRIDREYAQPLNVEALASEVHMSGGHLSRLFRAAYGEPPYSYLMTRRVERAMTLLRREETSVTDVCFAVGFSSLGTFSTRFSELVGMPPSQYRDELAESVQGIPPCMAKRVTRPVRNREATPGAAL; encoded by the coding sequence ATGGCCTCCACCACGGCTGCGGAGCAGCGGCTGCAGGATCTGCGGCTGCTCCGGCGCGTCCGCGACCGGATCGACCGGGAGTACGCGCAGCCGCTGAACGTCGAGGCGCTGGCCAGCGAGGTGCACATGTCCGGCGGTCACCTGAGCCGGCTGTTCCGGGCTGCCTACGGCGAACCGCCGTACAGCTATCTGATGACCCGGCGGGTAGAGCGGGCGATGACGCTGCTGCGCCGCGAGGAGACCTCGGTGACCGACGTGTGCTTCGCCGTCGGCTTCTCCTCGCTGGGCACGTTCAGTACCCGGTTCAGCGAGCTGGTGGGGATGCCGCCCAGCCAGTACCGGGACGAGCTGGCGGAGTCGGTGCAGGGCATCCCGCCGTGCATGGCCAAACGCGTCACGCGACCGGTCAGGAATCGAGAAGCCACCCCGGGGGCCGCGCTCTAG
- a CDS encoding DUF3626 domain-containing protein produces the protein MSDRGSGTDPLLVEPAVTLQFHPDFPHQGRMVIEALAATGRYRSQFVTGISNGGLTAHPGGDRWRWESRLFAGRYDSGPAEERPVYGAWNRRGDPYGGAARFGSAYLQLRPAVVDRTTFCFPDSVFEPADHGGPELLPRLCVLADRATDLDHLDDAVEAQVHGPVVLAHDVEAIVLDPCFAGSPVAASAAGLGCPVRYHPGFRVATADLDPSYRGAEYVELALSLGPVLTPDLVGRAARTGRHDLQSLKRVWHYLARFGRTEPTTAS, from the coding sequence ATGTCCGATCGAGGGAGCGGGACCGACCCGCTGCTGGTCGAGCCCGCCGTGACGCTGCAGTTCCACCCGGACTTCCCGCACCAGGGTCGGATGGTGATCGAGGCGCTCGCAGCCACCGGCCGCTACCGGTCACAGTTCGTCACCGGTATCTCCAACGGCGGGCTCACCGCCCACCCCGGTGGTGATCGCTGGCGCTGGGAGAGCCGGCTCTTCGCCGGCCGGTACGACTCCGGCCCGGCCGAAGAACGCCCCGTCTACGGCGCGTGGAACCGGCGCGGTGACCCCTATGGCGGCGCTGCCCGATTCGGCTCCGCCTACCTGCAGCTCCGTCCTGCCGTCGTGGACCGGACCACGTTCTGCTTCCCGGACTCGGTGTTCGAGCCCGCGGACCATGGCGGCCCGGAGCTGCTCCCCCGGCTCTGCGTGCTCGCGGACCGTGCCACCGATCTGGACCACCTGGACGACGCCGTGGAGGCACAGGTACACGGGCCGGTCGTGCTCGCCCACGACGTCGAGGCAATCGTGCTCGACCCTTGCTTCGCGGGCTCCCCGGTGGCCGCGTCGGCCGCAGGCCTCGGTTGCCCGGTGCGCTACCACCCCGGGTTCCGGGTGGCCACGGCCGATCTCGACCCCAGCTATCGCGGCGCCGAGTATGTCGAGCTCGCGTTATCGCTCGGGCCGGTGCTCACCCCGGACCTCGTCGGTCGTGCCGCCCGCACGGGCCGGCACGACCTGCAGTCCCTCAAGCGCGTCTGGCACTACCTCGCCCGGTTCGGACGAACCGAGCCCACCACGGCCAGTTGA